The sequence GTAACCAACCACCTCAAAGCCAACTCCAGAGAGTATTTTAATACTAAACCAGTCACCAAGTAGCTGCCTGCAAGACGCCTCAATCTGAGCCTCGAGCCACAACTGCCAGGAACaagagggagcagcagaggctAGAAAGAAGCAGGGAAGGGCCACCCAACAGCACCCACCCCACAACCCCAGCAACACGTTCCCCAAAATGAGCTCAAAGTTCAAGAGCACTGCTGGTAAGGGCCCCCGGTGAGCAAGCACGGCTCACCGCCGCATCACCCGCACAGCCCGGCACCTCAACCTGTGAGCGCCAAGCACTGCAGGGCCAGCTGCCAGCCGACGGTCGCTCCGAGCTGCCACGGGGCCCCCTCGGGACAACCGGCAGCAGGCCCAGAGCCGCTCAGCGGGAACTGCCGCGCCgcagggcggggaggggagggaccCAGCCTGCCCCTCTGCCTCGCGTCccgcagggcaggcagggcccgTCGGTGCCCGCGCAGGCCGCCGCACACCGAGCGGCAGCGGGAGGACGGGCGGCCCGCTCCCCTCCGCTCACCCGCCCCAACGGGGAGGCCCGAGGGCCCGGTGACGGCCTCAACGCTCAGCGATCGCCGCCCGCCGCGCAGGCAGCGGCTCAGCCACCATGCGTCACGGTGCGTCGCGCGCGTAATACGTCACAGGGTGGCCCCGCCCGCTCCCGCGCCCCCCCGCGGCCGGCTGTCTccccgggcggcagcggcgggaggTTATCCGAGGTGACGCGCATGCGCGCTGGGCCGGCgggccggcggccgcggggcaTTGTGGGCAGTGTAgtcccggggccgggcgggccgcgCACCCTCCGGCGAGCCGGCGGCTCCCAccgcgctgctgccgccgccgccgccgccgctgctgccgccgccgtcCTcggccgggcggggccggggccggggccggggcggggcggggcggggcggggaggggcggagcgggcggcgggggtgCGCCAGCCCGTGGCTCtgcgcggcgggggggcggcggggccgccggctgcgggcggtggcggcggcggcggctgaAGGGCAACGGCGGCGATGGGCGCTGTGGGGTGAGTGaccgggcggggggcggggtggggggggcggaGAGGCGGTGCtggggggcgctggggggggCAGTACTGGGGGCACGGAGGGGCAATACTGGGGTACTGGGGGTACTGGGGGGGCAATACTGGGGCACTGGGAGGCGAGGGGGCACTGCTGAGGAGCTGTGAGGGGCAGCATTTGGGTTCTGGGGGGCAATACTGGCGCACTGGGGGCACGGGGGGTCAGTATTTGGGGGCagggtggcagtgctggggatgctgggggcgCTCTTGGGGGAAGGAGATGAGaccctgggggtgctggggcaggagatgTAGTGAtggggggctctggggagcagtgctggagcaaggcgggggcaggggagcagtactggggggcagtggggggcaGAAGGGTAGTActggagggggaggagggcagtACTGGGGCACTGGAGGAAAGTGGGGGGGACAGGAGGGCACTACGGGGGGCACTGGGGGCAGGAGAGTAGTACTGGGGGCACTGCAGTGGGCAGgagagcagtgctggggggccAAGAGATGAAGCTGTGGGTGCACTGGGGCAGGAGATGCAGTGATGGGGGGCACCGGGAGGGCAGTACCGGGGCTCTGGGCGTACTGGGGAGGCGGTAcgggggcactgggaggggcaggagggcagagctggggaagacCCCAGTGCCCCTCCAGCGCcctggggaggaagggcagaggcAGGTGATGGAGGGCAAACGCATGGGGGAGGACCCTGCAGCGGGGAGCTGGAGCCCCGGGGGGGTGGGTGCCCCCCACAACAGGAGCACCCCAACCCACCCTGCCGAGGGTCCCTGTCCCCGCTGCAGGGGAGCGGACGGGGGCAGCTGGCGGGGTCTGTAGTGCCAGAGGGACTGGGCTGGGGGGCtatggggcagggaggggacacacTGCGAGGGCACTGGGGCCGGTGTGCCGCTGGAAGGAGGGCTCCCTTGTCTGGGAGGACATGGGCCGGCCGGCGGGAGCCgtgagctggagcaggggaggggaagagcacCCGGGATCCTTTTGCTGCGATGCTGCGTGCCGTGGCAGCGGAGAGGGATGCAGGCGTCTTTGTAGGGAGAGCAGCGCCGAACAGAGCTGCCGCCGAGAAGCCGAGCAGGCCCCTGGTGCTGATGTTGTCATCTGTGTCTCTGTTATGTATTATTTCCAGCTGATTAGTAAAGatggaaagagggagaggaggaggaggaggaaggaaccTGGGAGGCTCTGGCCTGCACAGGAGCATTTATTCCCAGTCCCAGCAGCAGTACCATTACCCGGCCTCCTCCCAGGGGGGCTGCATGGAGATCCAGGAGCTGGCCTCCAAGAGGGTGGACATCCAGAAAAAACGATTTTATCTGGATGTGAAACAGAGCTCCCGAGGCCGCTTCCTGAAGATCGCCGAGGTTTGGATAGGAAGAGGCAGGCAGGACAACATCAGGAAAAGCAAGCTGACCCTCTCCTTGTCCGTGGCTGCCGAGCTGAAGGACTGCCTGGGGGACTTCATCGAGCACTATGCCCACTTGGGCCTGAAAGGCGGCCATGGTCACCGGCACGAGCACAGCAATGGCAAAGAGCAGCATCCCCGGAGGCGACAGCAGCACCCGCCGCCTTCACCTCCGGTGTCTGTCGGCTCCGAAGAGCACCCTCACAGCGTCCTCAAAACGGAGTACATCGAGAGGGACAACAGAAAGTATTACCTGGACCTGAAGGAGAATCAGCGAGGGCGTTTCTTGCGGATTAGACAAACCATGAGTAGGGGACCTGGCATGATGGGTTATTTTGGTCACAGCCTGGGACAGGAGCAGACGATCGTCCTTCCAGCGCAAGGGATGATTGAGTTCAGGGATGCTTTGGTCCAGCTGATTGAAGAATATGGCGAGGGGGACATAGAGGATCGCCGGGGGGGAGGCGATGAGCCCCCGGAGCTCCCTGAGGGCACCTCCTTCCGAGTGGACAACAAGCGCTTCTACTTCGACGTGGGATCCAACAGGTACGGCATTTTCCTGAAGGTAAGTGAGGTGAGGCCGCCCTACCGTAACACCATCACGGTTCCATACAAAGCATGGACACGGTTTGGGGAAAATTTTATCAAGTACGAAGAAGAGATGAGGAGAATTTACAACagccataaagaaaaaagaatggatGCCAGAGGGGACAGTGGTGAAGAGCAAGAGGGTCTTGAATAGAGTGCATTGGACTGGCCACCtggcaaaataaacaaaacaaaacaaaacaaaacaagcagaaattGGTGAGAGGGACTGACCTATAGTAATTTCAAGTTGCCCCATTTTTTTGTAAAGTCCTTTTCTGGTAGTTCTTGCTAACTCCAGTATGTAATGTTATAGGAGTCTGGTTATCACGTTAAATTACGCCCAAAACATCTCCGTATGTCTTTTGAAAGTACCAACCTCCCGAGTCCGTATGAGTCAGCTGCTTCGAGTGTTGAAGACTATGGAAGTACGCTTATCAGCACAAAAAAAGTCCGGCACTCTGACCTTTAAATAGTCTAGATAAGGCTTGTGTTGCACTTCAAtgtgatacaaaaaaaaaaaaaacccaaaacaccaaacccaaacctggAATGTATCCGTTTCTGCTTATGACAGGTTTTCCGGGACTGAATTCTGCCTGTACTCGGTCAAAAGGCTGAGCAGCATAGCTGTAGGGCATTAACGACAAAAGTCAGCTTCATGTGAATTGCTGGTATGCGTATGAGGAGAGGTAGAGGTTTTAAAATTGGCATCTGCTGGTTATTGGGTTGGAAATGATAGTCTGTATGGGTAAAACCTCGATAACTGGTCAGACCTTAGTAGTGTGCTGGTGAAGTGCGGAAGACGTGTTACTcgttttgtggttttgtgctgACCAAATAACCCCAGTATCCCAGGATAGCGAAGCTCTACTCGAGTGCTAAGCTTTCTGAATTAGTGGCAATGAATAATAACCCACTCCTCATCTACATGTTCTGCCCATGTGaggctgctgatttttttatttttaatgcatttgtccaaaatttcaaaatgtatttttgttttaagcgTGGTTGTGGGTTCCAGCAGCGGGTGGCTGTGGAGCGGGTATTTGGAGGTGGAGGGACCGCTGTGACTGGGGTGCCCAACTTCTCTCCCAAACTTGAGATTAATGCAGTTGTGATGTTACACGTGCGAGGAAAACACCCGGGTGTTTTATTCCTGCCGCTGCGAGAAAGACCTTGGGGGGTTTGGTGCACCACTGGATTCGTATCGAAAGGCATCCCTCTCATGTTTACCCATAGTGCGTTTTGGAAGCCATGGTTAACGCCATGTCGGGTTTTCTGTTGTGTTGATTTTACAGGTGTTGTTGTTAGGAGGTAATATCCGTGCTCCGCCATcgcccccttcccacccacccagcGCTGGGGCTGCCATCAAGCAATTCGACCTAATCACCCACCACCAGGTTTCAGTGTTGTCCCGCTGACGTCTCTGTAATGTAAATTTTACATCTCATGATATAAACTCTCTGCCTGGAGGGAAAATGTGTACAATTACCTGTTTGGGAGGTTGATGAAaggttttgaaaattctttGTTGTTTCTTAAAACATGAGTACTTATAACCTAAGGGGCTTTTCCAGCCTTTGGGCGaccagctccttcccctccaaaaCCAGTGGGAGTTTGATTGAGCTCCAAGTACTCCCAGTAATGTGTTGCCCACCTTTAtgaatttttttgaagtaggCTTTACTGTGTCTAACCAGATATTTATAATTGTTTGAATTGGTTTTTTCAAGAGTGGCCTAATGCACGTGGACCAGCTATTTCTCCATGCAACCAGTACacgttttccttttttaatctATTGAGAAACATATTTATCTCCAACCAGACCATTCATTGCTCTTAGCCTGGACCCACCTGCATGGCCATGCTCACTCCAAATGCTATTACCTGTTAATGTCTTTAACCATAACAAGAAAAGTTGGGGAGGCAGGGTTGGGAACCAAGAGGATAATCTGGACTTTAGTTTGGGTACTAAAACTAGTTGATctgttttaactttaaaaaaaaaaaaaagaaaaaaaaaaataaaagcttgcaCCAAAGTCACCAAAGAACCTTTAGGAAAATGTTACGGTTGTGACAAGAAGTAAGAAAGTTAATTTCACTGTTTTAGGTGATTCCCCCTTTAGGTAAAACCACACATAGCAGTTAGAGCAACCAAGCCTTTGGCTTAGTGTCAAAAACTTCCATCCATTTCTGCGTAGATCACTCTTTCAGGTACTTTTTCAACTCTCGGAGAGATGTTCTCACTCCACCACTTGAACAGCTAGCGGACCGTGATGAATCAGCTGGGGGTTAGGTGGAGTACTGGTTCATCGTCGCTCTTAGGGCTTTGGTCCCAATGGTTTTAACaggtcaattaaaaaaaaacaccaaaaccaccGTTAAAATAACTCTGCATCCTATTACTGGTGTGAAACCAGAGTTTAATGAATGAGTCCTTGATGCGTACGTTAGCGTATCGCTGACTGCTGCTTCCCGTCACAGTGcctgaagtaaaaaattaacttttattcCAACAAACTGGAGCTATGAATGTACAAACTTTTTATGCTCTCCTTCCTGTTTCTACGTGGCATTCCTCCCCTACAAGCTTGACATCTCCCTGTCCCAGCCTGCCTTTGCTTCAAGGGATCATAAAAGCTCCTACGTTGGAATTAACCCGAGTGACCGCATGTGTTGTAAGCGATCATGCCTTCCCAGTGTTCCTGTAGCGTTGGTGAGGAAAATACTTGCGATGGGCAAATTGATTGGaaggaatattttcttcactgttttaaaagaaaaaaaagatgtgaaatggCTTTCCTTAttgctgaacattttttttaaaaaccctttGTCTTTTGTTAATTAATTGGCCTTCCGATGGCGTTAGTTTATTGTAAATATCACCCAGGAATTCAGCGTCTGCTGGCTGCCGGGTTGGGCGCGGTTCTGGCATGCAGGTATTCCATAGGATCCACTAATGCATTTACTCCCCCGGCACGGGATGCACCTTAGTATCCAAAACTGGATCAGGATCTTCACATTCATAGCCCATCACCCATGGGTAAACCACTAGCCACGCAGGTTTCCACCAGGATGGAAAGTGCCGATGTTTGCAGATGTTTTTGTTGGAGGGTAATACAGACTCACTCGAAATGTAGCAATGCAAGACTTTAAAGGTGAGATTTGGAAACGGGTTCCTTGTTATTTTTGGCAGTGCGTCTTCAGCTTCCGAGGACGGCGATAATGTGGGCTGCTCACATGCAGGAAGGCCCATGGAGATGCTCAGGAGCACCAAATCCCTAATGCATCTTAAGTGTTTGTTCCTGATGCCCTGAAACTGCCATGTCCCTTAAACTTGAGAAAACACAAAGCTTATTTGCACTAGAAAGAACGGCCAAAAACAATCCTTGGGAGGACAGGGTGAAGAGCACCAGTCTGAACCTCTTTTTCTCATGAGAGAATTTCCTATTCAAGCCCTCACCTCTGTTTCAAAATTGTATGGTCCCGGCAGAAAGTCTGTCAGTTCAATAACTAAATTGTAATGCACTTTATATTGTGTAAATAATACTAGGAGCACATTTCTGCTCCCGCTCTGGTAAGGGGATGCTTTGGTAACGTAGTCTAATGCTGAAAGAAGCCGTCTCCTGCATGCATGTGTCTGTTAGAGACCTATCGTACTTGCTCGGTCCAGCTCCACTCGTATGTTAGAGGAGGACAGGCACTATATTGAGGATCCTCTCAAACCACCAGGAGTGGGAcgatttctctttttttaagtttttaagcgatttgcagagctgctgagcatcCTCAGCTCCGCTGTCGCTGCAGCTCCTCACCCCTTCTGCAAATTGGCCCCCCGGCGTTGCTGCTTTTCACGTATAGTCTTGATAAAGCTGAGTCCAGCAGCTTCTTCGTACTTGCCTTTCCCCGCTGCTGGCACAGAAGCTGGGGCGATCCCTAAAAAGCTTATCCTGGGTGGAAGGGGCTGCGGGGGCTTCCCCTGCCTTGCACCTGGTGGGGGGTTGCATTGAGTGCAGcctgtccagccagctttctcGGCAAAGCACAGAGACAGGGGCGTGCTAACGAAGGATCGGGAAGTGTTTTGCACTGGTGCGGTGAGGGTCACCCACCGGGTGTTCCGGAGGGGGTGGCAAAAACCTGCTGTCGCGGGTTCATCACGTCGAGTCTGGATGACAGACTTTACCCAGCAAGAAGCTGCAGTGGTTATTGGTAATCTACTCGTCGTCGTAAGTGTTTCTTATCTGTATCCAATATATACAAGTTCATATTCACATATAGgcattaatatatttatgtgAGTATAATGTAGCCTGTAGTAGTTCGTAGTAAAACGATCTTATTTATCTGAAGTACACAGTCTAAAGAGGGGCCAGTTTTCTCCTACTACCAGTCTGGATAAACGCGTTATTTCACAGAGAGATGGTTGCATGCTGTTTGTCACGGCCCTTGTAAGATTTCTGCGTCTAAGTGCTCTCATCCCTTAGGTTTTCGGCAAAGCTGCAAGGGAATATGTAGTCAAAAGAAGGCAGAACTCTTCCTTGGAGGCATCATTGAGGTGAGGTGAGAGCTGTAAggaagaggcagctgcaggtACTGCTGGCCACATCGTGTTTCAATGCCATTTTACAACCCCTGCCTTTGCAAATCTCTAGTACCATGTTCATAAAATTCCAAGCAGAAGTATTAAAAACCCCtgttatgcaaaaaaaaaaaaaaaaaaaaaaaaaaaaaagcaagcaattacCAAAATTAATGTCAAcacactttcttttctgctaaAGATGTCTTAGTCTAATGATTGCATCGTTTTTCCCCCTCCCATGGCCTATTAAAGTGACCTAAACTCACAAGGAAGGGAGTTGGTAGTGGTTAGGAGCCTACCGCTTGCTTGTCTTGCAGCCCTTTTAATCAAACATGGTAATTTTTATAGCAGAAAAAGGTTTATTATTGTGTTTCTATTGGGCAGATTTTGCACCAGGTCAAAAATTAATTAGTAAGTGCTTTTAGTTCCATGGCATTCCTACTTTTGCTGTACatacagtatatatatataatttataaaataattattcaggAAGAGTATGccttctgtttaattttctatGCTGCTTCCTCCACAATTGAGATGCCCTGTATTTTTCATGACTTGACGTATTGTGATGTCTAAAATTCACCTTTCCCCTCCTACCCCTCCATTCCTTTCAAGAAAAAGTTGTATTTGAAATAAGGAGTTTATCCAAGTAAGAGTGGGAATAAAGGCTACCCTTGACGTAAGCTACTTGCATAAACTGGGGCGAGGCTGTCACCCCATGGCCTCTGCTGAACCAAATCATCCCTCCGGCGCTGATCCCGCCGGTGTGAATGGTGGTATTGGGGAGCAAAGCTTGTCCGGCATATCCGAGATTGCTTGGGAGAGAGTGATACGTCCCCACAGACACCCAGCAGGCTGGGACCACGGACCTTGTCCCCTTGATGGGTGTGTTGGGGATGGCTTGAGGTGGCAGCAGGTTTAAGCTGGCCTCGTACCTGCAGATGATGCCATATACATGTTGTTTCTCGGCTGTAGGGCATGGTCTCCACTGGGCAGTGGGTCTTTCATCTTTACATTATTAACGCTAGCGTAGTGATGTCTTCTGTTGAGCCCTCTGTCCTTTCCCTTCCATCTGGAGTCGTTAAAATTTCATTGTGTAGatgcaaaagcaagcaaatttgAGCACCTGGAGAAACAAGATTCACCCgttgggcttttttcttctgggtaGCAGTGGAACTCGTGCAGGACCGTGGCTTGTGGGGAGAGTCTCAGTCGCCCTCCGCATCCTACACGTGTGCAGTTCGTGATCGCTGAGCCCGTCAGTGTTGCAAAATCACGGCTGTAAACATTCGGGGGTGATCCGGTCTTGCCTAAAACCGGCTGAATTCTGTCATGGCCACAGGAAAAAAGCCCCGGCTAGGGGCCAAGGTGCTTCTGGAGTTGCGTGTTTTGGAAAAAGCTAAAGCCAAATCTTTTGCCGCTCTGTTTCTCCAAAATCTGCAGAAACTTTCATGGGCTGACAccaatttttcttcctaatattttGTCATGCCTGTGTTCATTTTCCCACCTGTACCTCCATAAAGGCAGCAGTATTTTAAACCATTGaggtaaaataaaacatcaggaaCTCCTGATAGATGATGTAGATTAAAAATAGGTTTTCCAGAAATGTCAAAGCATAAATTGAGGTTTCAGAAGACGGATGTTGTTTTGGCATTTCTGTGATGATGTAATTAGATCATTCCTTCCACATGCTGAGGCATTATCGAAAATGTGAACCCACAGCCTTGGGGTTCTCTTATATACATGAACTTCTGTAAAGGCGTACGCTGGATGTGTACCTTCTGGCCTTTTCATGCTTGTTGGACGTGTTCCGTGTTTGTACTGTATCCAGAGGTACTGGCCTAGCCTTGAGGTGCCTGGTCACCACCCCAATAAAACCATCAGTAATGGTTTGCTGATTCATCTTCCTAATTTGATAGGCTACCTCAAAATGCTTGGGGTGACGTATGGAAATTGCTAGTTCTGTGCAGAGTAgccactgtaaataaaaaaaagacatattcCATCTTTTAGGTGTTTCAGACCCATCCTAGGTACTGGTATTCATCAGGGCAGGGTAGTGGCTCCTGCCTTGGAATTGTTGGTTGGTGATGCAGCCGGTCGGATGGGTTTCTTAACCGCCGTGGGGGAGATCCATTCCAGAGGCAGAAGGAGTTTGTGTCTAGCTGTTTTTTCATCTTGATCATTTGCCACACAGATTAATTGGAGGAAAAGATTGCCCTTTGTGTGGGTTGCTGGAAGACGACTAAAGCTAAGGCTCTCTGCCCAGCCCTACTAAGCACAGGGCTGAGATAACATCTGTGAATTTATATGTGAcgcaaaaattaaaatagagagaagggagagaggaatattaaatatacatatatgcatatacatactAAAACTTGTAATTTCCCCCCCTGCTTCTAACAGGTCCTTCCCTCCTGGAAAGTTAAAACGTTAGctgttgtcttttctgttttccgTGTTGGAGATGTTCAACATGCAATATGAGCAGGGAGACAGATTTCACAAGCAATATCAATGCACTCTGCTATTAACGTTAAATCTTTACACTACAAATCGCGTGCAATAGaatctgcatttcaaaacagcagAGAGTATGTGAGATAAAATACACGGGTTAACCTCAGGCTCTTACAAGTATTCCCATCTGGTCGTTGTTCTGAGCACATGTTGTTGGCACGATGCGGAGGGAGAGGGGGAGTAAGAGCAGAGATAAAGTGCTTCCCACCGAGGCAGAGGAGTGAAAAGGCaggagggggtggagggaagcGAGGACAAGATTCGTGCTCCAGGGAATCTGGAAGCATGATGTTGGTGTTGTCTGTGGTAGGAGGAATAGGTGGCACCATCAGCGCTGGAGTCCTgcggtgctggggaaggaggcagagagcCTGGATCCTAACGCTCCTCTCGGCAGCCAGGGTAGGTCTCTTTGGCTGGTTCTCCTCCCCCTTTGGGGCACATCTGTCCAGCAGTGGCACACTCTGTAAGCGCTGAATCTTGCCGACAGACCCGTCGGGGCCAAGTGAGACCGACAGATGGAGTTACTGCttttgcagcttgcttttcAATACTCAAGTGGCTTAGCTCTTACTGTGCTGGGAGCTTGCCCAGGAATACCTGCAGAAGCTTAGGGGAGTGTACAAGTGTTGGTGGCCTGTAAAGTTTGCCAATGCCATCCCAATTTATGGATGCTTGCATGAGTTTCTCATCGGAGCCTTGCTCTGCacgctgctctgcctgcctcctgctccaggaACTAGCCAGGGCTGTTTGACAGAGGGTTATGATCAATGGGGCAGCTGCTCTTTGCCATCGCAAAAGAAAGGTGTTGGTGAAGGTTGGAGGGGATCAgagggcaggaaagcagctttcaaaaaacAGACTCTGTGCCTGTCTTTGCAAAGGGGTTTGTGTAATTTTGAACAAGACTCTTTGCAGATGATCACCACTTGTATTGCTTGTGTTTTCCTGGGCACTGGCGTTGGTACTCTGAGGTCTGATGTGGAGAAGCAGTCGGTGTTAACAGCTGTTGAAAGCTTGTGCCTTGAACGAGTGAAGTGCTGTAATAATTGCGAGGACTCTGGAAAAGCTGTCAGTATTTCAAGCTGAGCCTCCTAATAATGGAGACTGGATCACTTTGGCTTTATTCTGCCTTTGCCTATGTTCCCTACAGATAAAACGGTGTGAATGATACCTCCCTACCTCAAAGGGGTGTGATAAAGACAAGTTCATTTGGAGTTAAGCGTTGGTGACGATCTGGTAGTGATCAGTACTGATGATctccaaaaacaaaacaagaagaaatctGGTGTGAAACATACTGAGTAGATACGTGTGCAGTGTTTGGAAGGTACACGTAGGTACGGCTTGGACTGCGTACAGACTgatgaatgaaaaagaaacctatatgctggaggaggagggaaagttGTAAGAGATTGCATAATTAAGCTGTCTATGCATATGTCTGAAGCAGTTGGAATTAAGGTTACTCAGATAATCCTTAGTTCTGGCACTTCCTGACCTTCGATTGCTCgcttttccaacttttttttctccgCTGTTGCGTATGAAGTTGTATCAGTGTACTGTTCGATAACACCGGGTTGTTGTTCAATAGATTTGGGTTTTCAATCCTGAATGGAGTCTCACAAGCCTTGCAAGAACTCCTCCACCTCCAACTTCCCTTCCAAGAAGGAGGAAAGACCAAAGAAGTCTTAAGGGCGAGGAGGACAGGAGGACATTGTAGGTGTGGTATTACAGGAGACCGGGCCGGGACCCCAGGAGAACACCAGGCGCAGTCCCCCGTTCAGAGCTGGGACTAGCTAAACCTGATCCGCTCCTCACACTGGGTTTCAGCCGGGCTGGCGTTCTGTAGTCTGCAGAAAGTTACAAAGGAGTAACCTACCTGATTCTAAACTTAAATTTCCAAGTACGAGGGTGCCTCTAATGATACATTTCAGGGTCCACACAGCAAAAAGCATCTATATCTTTCCCAAGTTgaacaacatggaaaaaaatctgcttgtttACATCTCCAGTGATGGATattccctccttccccaagcTGTTTCAGTGGCTCACCCTGCTTACTCTCAGACACTTTTCCTGGTGTCCAGCCCCTGCATCCCTTGCTTCCATCTATTGTTTTTTGCCTTACAGGCCATGCTCTCAAGAGGAGTCATGGAAACAGTTTGTTCccttccttgctgcagctctTTTACATAATTAAAGATGGTTGTCAAGTCTCTTCTGCATCCTTTTCTAAGCAAATACAAAGCTTTCCACCACGGGTAGTTTTTAGCCCTCATCATGTTCTTGTTGCTTTCTGATGAGTCTGTCTTTTTCTTGAATCCAGAATTACAGAATCCAAAATCGGGAGAGGTATTTTCACTGTGATTTTACCGGCTTCAGGTGGAAGAATTCCAAATGGTACAAgggtttctgggttttttggaaCCTTTGCATACTTGCTGCCTCCAGACCAGTTTGTAACTCTGTGTCCTCCCAGGTCCTCTTTGGCAGAGCTACTGCCAAGGCAGTCATTCCTCACTCTCTGTCTGTACTGTAGTTCTTGCCCTTCTGTAATAGTTTTAGAAAATCCAGactattaaaatacacattttccacacattttttcagtaaaaatcttTTCTACATGTGATGGGGTGGCAGAACACGATCTATCATTCATGCCTCTGCTTATTTCTGAATGGGACGTAGAAAAAGTGTCCCATCAACAGGCATTCTCCTAAACATTAAATATTCTCCTAAATACTAAATATTACGACACTTTCCCCATCTTCACAAtaggagcagcagctccagcactaACAAGATACCTGTTTAAACACAACCGTAAAGAATGCATCTAGTGACAATATAAGCTCCTTGTGCCAATTTGTTTGGAAATACAGGCTTTCCTCTGTGTTCCCACATCTCCAGGGATTGTTAGAGAAAAGTGTATTTCCATCACACAATAATGTGAATAGTCACCAAAATATTTACGTGGACTTTGC comes from Falco naumanni isolate bFalNau1 chromosome 1, bFalNau1.pat, whole genome shotgun sequence and encodes:
- the PURG gene encoding purine-rich element-binding protein gamma, whose amino-acid sequence is MERGRGGGGGRNLGGSGLHRSIYSQSQQQYHYPASSQGGCMEIQELASKRVDIQKKRFYLDVKQSSRGRFLKIAEVWIGRGRQDNIRKSKLTLSLSVAAELKDCLGDFIEHYAHLGLKGGHGHRHEHSNGKEQHPRRRQQHPPPSPPVSVGSEEHPHSVLKTEYIERDNRKYYLDLKENQRGRFLRIRQTMSRGPGMMGYFGHSLGQEQTIVLPAQGMIEFRDALVQLIEEYGEGDIEDRRGGGDEPPELPEGTSFRVDNKRFYFDVGSNRYGIFLKVSEVRPPYRNTITVPYKAWTRFGENFIKYEEEMRRIYNSHKEKRMDARGDSGEEQEGLE